The genome window GATGGACTACATGAGGATTTGAATAGGATTAGGAAAAAaccatatatataattaaaagatGCTGATGGAAGACCAGATAAGGTAGTTGCTGAAGAAGCCTGGgaaaaccatttaaaaagaaatgattctaTCATAGTAGATATATTTCATGGCCTTTTTAAATCAACTTTCGTTTGTCCTGAATGTGCTAAGATTTCAGTAACATTTGATCCTTTTTGTTACTTGACACTTCCATTGCCCATGAAAAAAGAACAGACCTTGGAAGTTTATTTAGTTAGAATGGATCCACTTACCAAACCTATGCAGTACAAAGTGGTTGTCTGCAAAACTGGAAACATACTTGATCTTTGTAGGGCACTGTCTGCTTTGTCAGGAGTACCTGCAGATAAGATGATAGTAACTGATATATACAATCACAGATTTCACAGAATATTTGCAATGGATGAAAACCTTAGTAGTATTATGGAACGGGATGATATTTATGTGTTTGAGATTAACATCAATAGGACAGAAGACACAGATGCATGTGATTATTCCTGTTTGTCTGAGAGAAAAATTTAGACACTCAAGTTACACCCACCACACTGGTTCTTCACTTTTTGGTCAGCCTTTTCTTATGGCTGTACCATGAAACAATACTGAAGATAAACTCTATAACCTTCTGCTTGTGGGAATGTGCCGATATGTCAAAATATCTACTGACACCGAAGAAAATGAAGGATCCCTACACTGCTGTAAGGACCAGAATATTAATGGGAATGGCCCAAATGGCATACATGAAGAAGGCTCACCAAGTGAAATGGAAACAGACGAGCCAGATGATGAATCCAGCCAGGATCAAGAACTTCCCTCCGAGAATGAAAACAGTCAGTCTGAAGATTCAGTTGGAGGAGATAATGATTCTGAAAATGGATTATGTACAGAGGAAACTTGCAAAGGTCAACTCACGGGACACAAAAAACGATTGTTTACATTCCAGGTCAACAACTTAGGCAATACTGATATCAACTACATCAAAGATGATACCAGGCATATAAGATTTGATGATAGGCAGCTTAGGCTAGATGAAAGATCTTTTCTTGCTTTGGATTGGGATCCTGatttgaaaaaaagatattttgatgAAAATGCTGCGGAGGATTTTGAAAAACATGCAAGTGTGGAATACAAACCTCCTAAAAAACCCTTTGTGAAATTAAAAGATTGCATTGAGCTTtttacaacaaaagaaaagctaGGTGCTGAAGATCCCTGGTATTGTCCAAATTGTAAAGAACATCAGCAAGCCACAAAGAAATTGGATTTATGGTCCCTGCCTCCAGTACTTGTGGTACATCTCAAGCGATTTTCTTACAGTCGCTACATGAGAGACAAGTTGGATACTTTAGTTGATTTTCCTATCAATGATTTGGATATGTCGGAATTCCTAATTAATCCAAATGCAGGTTCTTGCTGCTATAATTTGATTGCTGTTTCCAACCACTatggagggatgggaggaggacACTATACTGCTTttgcaaaaaataaagatgatggaAAATGGTACTACTTTGATGACAGTAGTGTCTCAACTGCATCTGAAGACCAGATTGTGTCGAAAGCAGCATATGTGCTCTTCTACCAGAGACAAGACACTTTCAGTGGAACTGGCTTTTTTCCTCTTGACCGAGAAACTAAAGGTGCTTCAGCCGCCACAGGCATCCCGTTAGAGAGTGATGAAGATAACAATGACAATGACATAGAGAATGAAAACTGTATGCACACTAACTAACGCAAGTCCTAGAAGCCATAGGAGAGAGACTTTCCTGCTGGTGGTGTCTGCTGAAATGATGCAGTCACCCACCACATTAAACAAAAGTCTGAGATGGGAGTTTCAGATAACTGAATGTAAATCCTCTGTCAGATTTTAACTTGTGCAGTACTTGAAGTGAAACACAATGAAAACTTTAACAGAAATTGTCTCTTAATACATTTACAGTCTTGTATTTACAAGCTAAATATATATAGGAAATCACAAATAAATCCcttttaagtttgaaaaaaataaaagagaagatgaaattttttcctttttttaaaaaattcgttttactgaagtatagttgatttacagtgttgtgtttctgctgtacaacagtgattcagttatacaaatacatataatttttcatattcttttccactatggtttattacagaatattgtatatatttccctgtgctatacagcaggaccttgttttttatccattctatatataatagtttatatctgctaaccccaaactcccagtgcatcccttccccaccccctcccccttggcaaccacaagtctgttttctatgtctgtgagtctgtttctgtttcatggataagttcatttatataatattttagattccacatacaagtgatatcatatggtatttgtctttctctttctgacttacttcacctggtataatagtctctaggtccatccatgttgctgcaaatggcattattttgttcttttttatggctgagtagtattcctgtgtgtgtgtttgtgtaacatctttatccattcatctgtcgatggacatttaggttattttcatgtcttggctattataaatagagctgctaggaacattgcggtacatgtatgtttttgaattatagttttgtccaggagtgagattgctggatcatatggtagctctatttttagcttttagagGAACTGCtgtagtgttttccatagtggctgcaccagtttacgttcccaccaacagtgtagaaaggttcccttttctccacaccctctccagcatttgttatttgcagactctttgacgatggccattctgaccagtgtgaggtgatatctcattgtaggtttttttgcattaagagaagatgaattttaaaaattataaaccaatcAGCTTGATGTTGACAAGCACTAAAATCCTGGAAAATGCCATTGAAGTGATGAATAATGGGTACTTAGAAGAATATGCTCCTGGGAGTCAGCGTGAGATCCTCAAAATTTGTCATGCCACATTcacttcatttccatttttattgtggCTACTCAATGGTTAGATGAGACTATTATAGACAATGTATATTATGATTTTACACCACATTTTTCAAGTTCTCCTTTGAGGATCTTGGGAACAAGATAAAGAACAGTGAGCTGGGTAATAGGGTGAATTTGCAGCTGATAAAGACATCCAAAGCATGTCAGTTGGTAGATCAAGGTTAACATGCAGTAGAGTCTATCCTTGgacctgtattttaaaaagccatgcctttgctgtataacaaagggagatcaactcgatgatgcatgatgacttagagggccaggacagggagggtgggaggggatatgggatatatgtataaatacagctgattcactttggtgtacctcaaaagctggtacaagagtgtaaagcaattatattccaataaagagcttaaaaaaaaaaagccatgccTTGGAATATGGCTATCTCTTCTTCCATTAACATTTCCTTTACCTGAAGACCTCAGTTAGTCAATTTTACCCACGCATCACTACCTCTGTGAACCCTCCTTTGGCTGTATTCCGTGAGCACAGCTTTTCACCAGCATTTATCTAACTAAATTGTGATTGTTTGTTTATACATATCGCTCCTGCTCTAGTCTATGAATGTCAAGAAGATGAGGACCACTTTGATTCATTGTGGTCTCTTTACTACCTAATATAACCAAATCCACAATAGGTACTCAGTTATTGATGGAATGATTGTAGATAATAActatattaattaataaatttgaaattgaCAGAAGTTATTCATCCTTTATATGCTAAACATATCAAAATTCTAATAGATTTAAATCAGTTAGAAAGATAATTTCTTATTACAAGATGACCTATGAAAACATGTTTAAATAAGACATAAATCTCACATTTAGACTCAGTAATCAATTTCAAaacacaggagggaagagaccTTAATTAATATCAGATTGTGTTTTAAAACCCTTGGGTTTTTAGTAATCCACAACTTCAGTATGAATAAAAAGTTTGATGGCATGTATAAAACTAAAATGCTACAACAGTTGTAGATGGCATTAATAGGGCAAAAAAGGGATGTAAGCATACCACTTACTCAGCTCTGGAAATCGTATTTTAAATGGATCTTGTTTCTTAAAGTGTCACCAGAATAGCCACGGGTCTAGAGGCTGTATTATGTAAGGATAAAAATATAGAGGTAAGTACAGGTATTTAGATTTAGCTTAGCGAGAAGTAGTGTTAAAGAGTATGCAATAGGAGGCCTCAAATATTTAGAAGGTTAGAAGAAACGCATTTGGGTTGGagtttttttgttggtggtggttttgtttgtttgtatttttcctcactttatttttttctgttttgcccTAAGAACAGATTCAAGTACATATGCAGAAGTTACAGGAAAGCAAATTTTAAGcaagtattaaagaaaaatttgtaatTGAGCTACCAAAACACAGAATCTACCACCTTAAAAAGCAATAAACTCCTTATACAGTAGATACTCAGGGCTGAAATGACTGTCTCACCCCTAAAGGCAATTTCCATATTGGATGAGAAGATGTAATTCATTAACCTTTAAGGTCGCTTCTGAATCTAATGTTTTGATATTTTCAGAATTAATCAGAAGGGACTGACAGCATGACCTGAATCTGtcctatatttatataaacatccTGTGTAATGCATCTCATTTTTTGTCCaactgtatacatttttaaatgttaaatttgattttagggcagattcttttttaaaaaactttaaaaatcaactttattaaaGGATAATTTACACAGAATAAACtgcatccatttaaagtgtacaatttactgatttttaacaGATATATACCCATGAAACCACTGCTGCAATTAGAGTACAAAATATTCTCATCCCCTCCAAAAGCCTCCTTGTGC of Hippopotamus amphibius kiboko isolate mHipAmp2 chromosome X, mHipAmp2.hap2, whole genome shotgun sequence contains these proteins:
- the LOC130841306 gene encoding LOW QUALITY PROTEIN: ubiquitin carboxyl-terminal hydrolase 15-like (The sequence of the model RefSeq protein was modified relative to this genomic sequence to represent the inferred CDS: deleted 1 base in 1 codon; substituted 3 bases at 3 genomic stop codons) — encoded protein: MAEGRAVDLDALRSGIATLLKTSLRKGDTWYLVDSHWFKQWKKYVGFDSWDKYQMGDQNVYPGPIDNSGLLKDGDAQSLKEHLIDELDYILLPAEGWNKLVSWYTLMEGQEPIARKVVEQGMFVKHCKVEVYLTELKLCENGNMNNVVTRRFSKADTIDTIEKEIRKIFSIPDEKETRLWNKYMSNTFEPLNKPDSTIQDAGLYQGQVLVIEQKNEDGTWPRGPSTPKSPGASNFSTLPKMSPSSLSNNYNNINNRNVKNSNYCLPSYTAYKNCDYSEPGRNNEQPGLCGLNNXGNTCFMNSAIQCLSNTPPLTEYFPNDKYQEELNFDNPLRMRGEIAKSYAELIKQMWSGKFSYVTPRAFKTQVGRFAPQFSGYQQQDCQELLAFLLDGLHEDLNRIRKKPYIXLKDADGRPDKVVAEEAWENHLKRNDSIIVDIFHGLFKSTFVCPECAKISVTFDPFCYLTLPLPMKKEQTLEVYLVRMDPLTKPMQYKVVVCKTGNILDLCRALSALSGVPADKMIVTDIYNHRFHRIFAMDENLSSIMERDDIYVFEININRTEDTDAVIIPVCLREKFRHSSYTHHTGSSLFGQPFLMAVPXNNTEDKLYNLLLVGMCRYVKISTDTEENEGSLHCCKDQNINGNGPNGIHEEGSPSEMETDEPDDESSQDQELPSENENSQSEDSVGGDNDSENGLCTEETCKGQLTGHKKRLFTFQVNNLGNTDINYIKDDTRHIRFDDRQLRLDERSFLALDWDPDLKKRYFDENAAEDFEKHASVEYKPPKKPFVKLKDCIELFTTKEKLGAEDPWYCPNCKEHQQATKKLDLWSLPPVLVVHLKRFSYSRYMRDKLDTLVDFPINDLDMSEFLINPNAGSCCYNLIAVSNHYGGMGGGHYTAFAKNKDDGKWYYFDDSSVSTASEDQIVSKAAYVLFYQRQDTFSGTGFFPLDRETKGASAATGIPLESDEDNNDNDIENENCMHTN